Proteins encoded in a region of the Candidatus Methylomirabilota bacterium genome:
- a CDS encoding tetratricopeptide repeat protein, with protein MTLEEALDQLRSGPASTRRAALEVIAAAGDARVTAPVAACLHADDPETVALAEATLWRIWSRSGESAVDRLFAEGLAAMEKQDWLGAVTLFGRVIEAAPGFVEGWNKRATARYLAEHYASAVADCEEVVRRNPHHFGALAGQGLCHAALGQYAEAARCFRRALAIHPRLEAVRQNLARVQQTLVRGNGHVQVS; from the coding sequence GTGACCCTGGAGGAAGCGCTCGACCAGCTCCGATCCGGCCCGGCGTCGACCCGCCGGGCGGCGCTCGAGGTGATCGCGGCGGCCGGAGATGCCCGGGTCACCGCGCCGGTGGCGGCGTGCCTTCACGCCGACGATCCGGAGACGGTCGCCCTCGCGGAGGCGACCCTGTGGCGCATCTGGAGCCGCTCCGGCGAGTCGGCGGTCGATCGGCTGTTCGCCGAAGGACTCGCCGCCATGGAGAAGCAGGACTGGCTCGGCGCGGTCACCCTTTTCGGCCGGGTGATCGAGGCGGCTCCCGGATTTGTCGAGGGCTGGAACAAGCGCGCCACCGCGCGCTATCTGGCCGAGCACTACGCGTCGGCTGTCGCCGACTGCGAGGAAGTCGTGCGGCGGAATCCGCATCACTTCGGGGCGCTGGCGGGCCAGGGGCTGTGCCACGCCGCGCTCGGTCAATACGCCGAGGCCGCGCGGTGCTTCCGGCGCGCGCTGGCCATCCATCCCCGGCTGGAGGCCGTCCGCCAGAACCTCGCCCGCGTCCAGCAGACACTGGTCCGCGGCAACGGCCACGTCCAGGTCTCGTGA
- a CDS encoding ParB N-terminal domain-containing protein: MAKWTVFPDGTEPPRAARQLAEQVEQDGGHVLSLYQEPLKEAWHLFALLPIDHVKATPYQRDLSKPHVKRLTEVMRKLGRFVDPIVAVSTGPGAYWTPNGNHRREAALKLKADYIPAILIPETEVSFQILALNTEKAHNVREKSLEVIRMYRGLIEQAGQATEEDYAFQFEAPYFITLGLLYEAKPRFAGGAFAPLLRRVDRFLKQPIKKAYAERERRAALVRAADEVLSDVVAKIKKRGINHPYVKNYVLARTTPLSRARKTLPSFDQTFERLQENLEKFDPAKVRLDEIARSAVFAAPAT; encoded by the coding sequence ATGGCGAAGTGGACGGTCTTCCCCGATGGGACCGAGCCCCCGCGAGCCGCGAGGCAGCTGGCCGAGCAGGTGGAGCAGGATGGCGGGCATGTCCTGAGCCTGTATCAGGAGCCGCTCAAGGAGGCCTGGCACCTCTTCGCCTTGCTTCCGATCGACCACGTCAAGGCCACGCCCTACCAGCGGGACCTCTCGAAACCTCATGTCAAGCGGCTCACCGAGGTGATGAGGAAGCTCGGGCGCTTCGTGGACCCCATCGTGGCGGTCTCCACCGGCCCCGGCGCTTACTGGACACCGAACGGCAACCACCGCCGAGAGGCCGCCCTGAAGCTCAAGGCCGACTACATCCCGGCCATCCTGATCCCGGAGACGGAAGTCTCCTTCCAGATCCTGGCGCTCAACACCGAGAAGGCGCACAACGTCAGAGAGAAATCGCTCGAGGTCATCCGGATGTATCGGGGCCTGATCGAGCAAGCGGGCCAGGCGACCGAGGAGGATTACGCGTTCCAGTTCGAGGCGCCCTACTTCATCACGCTCGGCCTCCTCTACGAGGCCAAGCCGCGGTTCGCCGGCGGAGCCTTCGCGCCGCTTCTCCGCCGCGTCGACCGTTTCCTCAAGCAGCCGATCAAGAAGGCGTATGCCGAGCGGGAGCGGCGGGCCGCGCTGGTCCGGGCGGCCGACGAGGTCTTGAGCGACGTGGTCGCCAAGATCAAGAAACGCGGGATCAACCATCCCTACGTGAAGAACTACGTCCTCGCCCGCACGACGCCCCTCAGCCGGGCCCGGAAGACCCTGCCGTCCTTCGATCAGACCTTCGAGCGCCTGCAGGAGAACCTGGAGAAGTTCGACCCGGCCAAGGTTCGCCTGGACGAGATCGCCCGCTCGGCCGTCTTCGCCGCCCCGGCGACGTGA